Within Pseudorca crassidens isolate mPseCra1 chromosome 8, mPseCra1.hap1, whole genome shotgun sequence, the genomic segment aaaaaaaaaaacaccaagatTCAATCATAAAATTACAGACTTCTTCCTTTCTGTAATACCTTGTCACCATATAAACAGGATTCTGGTATAACAATAGTGAGTTACAACTGACAGAGCTGTAAGAAACAGTCTCTAACTAAGAAAGAGTTGCTAGAGAAGCCCAAAGGGAACAgggaaggcaaaaacaaaaacactagagGAAGTTGAACTCTCTGACACCTACAGCTACAGCAGACAGTAAACACAACCTAACACCTACCCAGGTAAACATAAAACctcagttttatgtttatctcagttCCTATTACCCAATACATTATGTTCAGCATTCAACAAAAAATTCAAAGGCATGCTATAAGGCAAGAAAATACgcagtctgaagagacaaagtGAGCATCAAAACCAGTCTCAGATATGGCAGAAATTTTGGAATTACGaggcagaaatttaaaataattatgattagtatgctaagggctctaatggaaaagGTGGATAACATGCAAATACAGATGGATAATGTCAGCAGAAAAAATGGAAACTCTAAGGAAGAatcatgtttaaaattaaaaaataaaatattgtaacagaaatgaagattgTCTTTGATGGCCTTCTTGGTCTGTTGGACACAGCCAAGGAAAGAATTAGTGAGCTTGAAGATATTAATagaaatttccaaaactgaaatgcaaaaaaaaaaaaacaaaaaaacagaacattcaTGAAACGGAACAATTGCAAAGGTGCAGcatacataaaatggaaataccagaagaaggagaaaaagggtaAGAAGAAATATTCGAACTAACAacggctgagaattttccaaagttAATGACTGATACCAAATCACAAATCcagaaagctcagagaacaccaaataTGATAAATAGCAAACATCTACACTGAGGCACAtcattcaaactgcagaaaacaaaacaaacaaaaaattcttgaaagaaaCCAGAAGGGGAAAGAACCCTTGCCTATAGAAGAATGAGGATAAGAATTATACCAACTTCTTTCCAGAAACCAGGCAAGGAAAAAGAGGgtcagtgaaatatttaaagtgttgaaagaacaAAACCAAGAGCCTACAAGTCTCTATCCAGCAAAAatttccttcaaaagtgaaggagaaataaagactttctcagacaaacaaaaacagggaATTTCTTGCCTATAGACCTGTCTTTTAAGACATGTTAAAAGAAGTTTTGTAGAGAAAAGGATTATttaggtcagaaactcagatttacataaagaaaggaagagcagtaaaaaagagtaaaaaaatcaaaggaaaataaaatatttaatttttcttattcctaTTGATCTAATCAATgttcattcaaaataataatagcggAAGTGGTCGGGGCCGCGGCGGGAGGAAGGGCGCCCTCGCTTCGCTGGCTCTGTGGCGGGCCCAGTGAGGACCCCGGAATTCGGAGCAGCCGGGAGCCCGGCCTCCGCCCTCGGGGCCCTCTCGCCGGGCTGGAGACCCAGGCCCGCAACGCCGGGCCCTACCTACCCTGGAAGTGCTCGCGGCCCGGCGCCTGGACTGGGGAGTTGCTGCACTTTGGCGTAAAATCAATTAGGGATTGTTTGTCAGACTCAAGTTAGAAGTGAGAGTTCAGATAAGTGAGGCCGCCATTGCTGCTTTGAACACCTCAGAAGGGGAGAATAGATTTATCAGGAGTGAAAAAGAAGAGCTTGCTAGgagtcaaagaaaataataaaaagtccaGCACTAGGGCTCCTTCTCCTACCAAACGCAAAGACCGCTTTGATGAGAAGTCCAAGGATCGCTCCAAAGATAAGGGGGCCACCAAGGAGTCGAGCGAGAAGGATCGTGGCAGGGATAAAACTGGAAAGAGGCGCAGCGCTTCCAGTGGTAGCAGCAGCACCAGGTCTCGGTCCAGCTCGACCTCCAGCTCGGGCTCCAGCAGCGGCTCCAGCTCATCTTCTGCATCGAGCCACTCAGGAAGTTCCAGCACATCCCCCAGCTGCAGCTCCGGCAGCTCCCCTGGCTCTCCGAGTCCTTCTCGGCGCAGGCCTGACAACAGGCAGCGTTCCCGCTCCAAATCCAAACCACCCAAAAGAgatggaagggaaaggagaaggcggagcccTTCCCCTAAACCCACCAAAGTGCACATTGGAAGGCTCACCAGGAATGTGACCAAGGATCATATCCTGGAGATATTCTCCATCTTcgggaaaattaaaatgattgacATACCTGTAGACAGGATGCACCCCCGTCTGTCTAAAGGCTACGCATATGTGGAGTTTGAAAATCCAGATGAGGCCGAGAAGGCGCTGAAGCATACGGACGGAGGACAAATGGATGACCAGGAGATCACTGCCACTGCTGTGCTGGCCCCCTGGCCTCGGCCACCCCCCAGGCGATTTACCCCTCCCAGGAGAATGCTGCCACCACCTCCCATGTGGCGCAGGTCACCCCCATGGAGGAGGAGCAGGTCGTGTTCCCCTCCGCGCAGGTCCCCCGTGCGCCGGCGATCCTGCTCCCCGGGCCGCCGCCGCCACAGGAGCCGCCCCAGCTCCACCTTCTCCCAGTAAGCAGGGCCACCGAAGCTCTGCCCTGTGACTTGTATCCCGTCCAACTCACTTTTGTCACTTTTCTAGCAGGAGGATCGGTAGGAAAGAAATCCCTCACTCAGGGGCAGGCTTCGAAGGTGAAGGCAGCAATTGCTGTTGCCCCTGGTGGCAGAGTTCCGGCTACAGGAGTGTTGTTGGTTTGGGGTCGTGCTTATGAAGATGCCCTCCAGTTTTCTGGCTAGAAAGCTTCCGCATTTCTAGTTCCTGAGAGTCAGtttagtggcagagccagcaggGATGAGCAGGGGGCTCCAAGAAGTGGTACAGCCCCAGCCTGGGAGCATGTTTTCCCATTCCACAGATGATGTGGGGCCCATCTGGTGGGCTGGTTGTGCCCTATCCTGTTAGCCTGGCCCTGCTCCCCTGCTCGAGTCCTCTTCTGACCTCTAGGGCCAAATACCCAAAATGGT encodes:
- the LOC137228732 gene encoding LOW QUALITY PROTEIN: RNA-binding protein with serine-rich domain 1-like (The sequence of the model RefSeq protein was modified relative to this genomic sequence to represent the inferred CDS: inserted 1 base in 1 codon), giving the protein MKRNNCKGAAYIKWKYQKKEKKAEVVGAAAGGRAPSLRWLCGGPSEDPGIRSSREPGLRPRGPLAGLETQARNAGPYLPWKCSRPGAWTGELLHFGTPQKGRIDLSGVKKKSLLGVKENNKKSSTRAPSPTKRKDRFDEKSKDRSKDKGATKESSEKDRGRDKTGKRRSASSGSSSTRSRSSSTSSSGSSSGSSSSSASSHSGSSSTSPSCSSGSSPGSPSPSRRRPDNRQRSRSKSKPPKRDGRERRRRSPSPKPTKVHIGRLTRNVTKDHILEIFSIFGKIKMIDIPVDRMHPRLSKGYAYVEFENPDEAEKALKHTDGGQVPLRAGPPCAGDPAPRAAAATGAAPAPPSPSKQGXPKLCPVTCIPSNSLLSLF